The nucleotide window TCAGTCCAGGAAAAGCATGTCGCGCGACCATCCTTAATCAAATAGGATTGGCTACACAATCACTGGATATCTGCGTCTTTACCATCAGCGATGATTTCATAGCCGATGCACTGATTCAGGCACAGAAAAGAAAGCTGAAGATCAGGCTCATCACCGATAACGATAAAACAAAAGATAAAGGCTCTGATATCGATCGGATTCACCAGGAGGGACTGGCGGTAAAAATTGATGATACCCGACATCACATGCACCACAAATTCATGGTTGCCGATGAGAAGATTGCTTTAACTGGAAGCTACAACTGGACCCGAAGTGCAGCAAAATTCAATCATGAGAACCTGTTGTTGACAAGAGATCCATCAGTGGTTAGAGCATTCCTAAAGGAATTCGAGGACTTGTGGAAAGAAATGGTGGATTATTCGTGAGTCAATGAACTCTGAAATAAAGCTCAATTGGAATATGTTGAGATTGTAGAAAAGAGTTTTCCGGTTTCAACAATTTACCGCTACGGCGGACCGCCCAGGCCCAAAAGGGAGATTCTGGAACATCCCCCTGGCCGGGTATGGCTTTAGGGAATTTGAGGGGCGCCTGGCAAGGGTGATAATTATAGGTATTTCACATTTACTGAAAAATCTTTGGAACTCAGATTTATTTTCGAAGGATGTTGGTAGGAGTCAGGAGGCGCTCCCACAACCACCTGATCTCCCAATCCAACTGAACTAACCTCTTCTGCGCCCGCGTTCCGGGCGGTTCTTTTGTAATTCTTTGAATTTCTCTTGCTGCGCTTCATCGAGTGTGGCCATAAGTTCCTCATTCAAGGTGTTTCTAAGCGATTCGCCGGTTTTCCGATCTCTGTTTTGCCTGGCTTCCTGAATTTTGTCATCGTACTTTTCAAAAATGGTTTTCCATTCTACAACCTGATCATCGGTAAGGGTAAGCTGTTCTTTTGCTTGTTCGAGTCTTTCTTCTATGGAAGGAGGTTCAGGGCGTTGACCTCTTTTTTGTTGTGACCAGGCAGTACATGTAACTACCAACAGCAGGACTATGATTCCAATTTTTTTCATATCTAAAAACTTATTTTATCCGTCTTTATGTGATTAGACGGGGATGAATTCATAAACCTGCGGTCATCAATTGTTAAAAATTGTTATTGCGTCAAATCAATCATTAACGCGCAATTCTGCAATTGTAAAACCTTGTTAAAACAACGCCCTTGAGTTGGTTACATGATAGGTAAACCCATAAGACCAACTACCTTGCTCATGCTCCCAAATGACCATTATGAATCGAATTTTATCCTCATTTTGTGCCTTTCTTCTCATAGGTTTGACCGCTCTCGCACAAGAAAAGAGTCGATACCAGCCCAAAGAGTGGACAAATGCTGATCAGCAGTACCTGCTTGAAAATTTGATTCGAACTAAAGAAGCGCTGATAACTGAAACAGCTTATCTTACCGAGTCCCAGTGGCATTTCAAAGAAGCTCCTGACCGTTGGAGCATCAATCAGATTGTCGAACACATCGCTATCTGGGAATTGATATTATTGCATGAAGCAGCTGTTTCTCTGCAGATCGGCCCTATTGAAAGTTTAAATCGAAACATCCCGGATAGTACATTCCTGAATCAGGACCCGGAAGTCAATCCAAATAAAACTGAGTCATTTACAAAGCCATTTACGTACACCATTCCCAGAGGGTACAATGAAGGGATCGATAACATCAGTTGGTGGCTGGGCATGCGTACCGAGTCCATTGATTTTATACAAGCTGAAACCCGGAATTTGAGAAAGCACTACATCAACTTTAGTCAGAATGTACACCAGCAATATATGGTGATCTTTTCACATACAGATCGTCACTTGAAGCAGATACTGAAGGTAAAAGCCCATCCCAATTATCCAAAGTAATTGATCCTTACAGGAGAGAGGTAATGAACCCCATGGAAATGCCATAGGCGCCGCCACCATCTTCCCAAAAGTCAATGTTTTTCCAGACCTGGTTATAATGCAGACTCAAGGTTACGGCTGACTTTTGATCGAAATAAAGTTCACCCGCAATCAAAAAAGTAGAGGTGAAGATGGATCGGCTTTTTTGTCTGACGGTAATTGTTGTTCCATTCAGATCTGCAGTAGGAAATTCATAGGTTTTGATCCCGGACATGGCTGTTACCAACACTCGAAATTCATGATCGCCAAATCGATAACCAGGCGCAAGAAGAAAGTCATTGAATTGGACGGTGCCCTCGATGTTATTTGTGGTATTGTTGATTTCTCGCAGGTTGTACTCAGCACCATAAGTATCCAGACTAAGACGGATGAAAAAATCATCATTGTTCCTGAATCGATATTCTATCGATGTTTTCGCAACCAGTGAATTTCCAATAAGGTCAGAGCCCGAAAACTGGTACCCAATATCAAAGGAGGGAAGAAATATCCTACTGGCAATCTTGTTGAAGGTAGTATCGGTTTCCTCTTGGGCAACAGCAGCACCAACAAACAAAAGGAGGTAGATTGGAATTAGCAATTTCCTTATCATGAGTGAGTTTCGAGGTGATGTGTTTTACGAAGTTAAAAGAGATTCACAGGATCGGGTTGCTATTCCGATATTGCATTTTTTATACAAAATGTGAATAAATAAAACCTTCGCCATATGAGTTCCGTATTCATTTTTCATACATTTGGTGAATAAATAAGATTTCGATTATGAAAGGAGCTCATCTGGGCGAATTTGAAGAGATTGTTTTGCTGACCATTGCCTCTTTGATGAATGAAGCTTACAGCGTCAACATCGTGGATGCCATAGGCGAGGGGACAGGCCGTCAGACCAAATTGGGCGTAGTACATGCGGTGCTTAAGCGTCTGGAAGACAAAGGGCTGATCACCTCGGAGTTGGGGGAACCCACCAAAGAAAGGGGCGGTCGAAGAAAGCGTTTCTTTCAGGTTTCCCATGCTGGGAAAGTGGCCTTGTTGAATGCCAAAGAACAGCGTGATCGTTTGTGGAGTGGCATTCCGGACATTGTTTTTGAAGGATTGAAATGAAGGAAAGTTCACTTCCAAATCCACCACGTTGGCTGGACCGCCTTATTGAATTGTACTGTCGACCCGAATTGCTGGAAGACTTACAAGGAGATTTACATGAATACTACCAACGCAATTGCTCAAAGAAAGGAAAACCCTTCGCTAACCTGATTTTCCTGATTGACGTGATCAAGTTTTTTCGCCTGTACACCATTCGAACACCCAAAGTATTAGGACAAATGAGTTTTATCCACCTTTCCAAGAATTACTTCAAGACATCTATCAGAAGCCTTGCCAGAAACAAGTTATTCTCCACGATCAATATTGTGGGGCTAGCGATTTCCATGTCCATAGGCATACTGATGATCACATACTTGAGTCAGCTGCTCTCATATGACGTGTTTCATGATAAGAAAGACCGCATCTATCGTGTCAACTCAACCTACAGTGACATTACAGGTTCAGATCCGTTTGATCTGGGTTCCAATTCCGTCTTCTTAGGCAAGAAACTTCGCGAAGAAATGCCGGATCTCGAAGAGGTGTTGATCATGCGACGGAATTTCAGACGTGATTTTAAAAAGGGTGACAATGTGATCCCATCTAGAGGACTGTATGCGGAAGCAGCGTTTTTTGAGTTATTTTCATTCGATTTGCTGGAAGGAGATCCGGAAACAGCCTTGCTTGAGCCGTATTCTCTTGTCCTTACTGAAAGTGTTGCCAAAAAACTCTTTGGCAACGAACCGGCCCTTGGTCAAATAGTACACTCCGGAGAAGAGTCCTTTACGGTCACGGGATTGATGGCGGATGTTCCATTCAATAGTCATATGCAGTTCAAAGTGCTATGTTCGTTCAAAACGGCTGAAGTAATAGCATTGAAAGAGGGGCAGGAGTCTTTCAACACATGGCGTAGTATCTGGATGAACCATGTTTATGTGTTATTGCCAGAAGGTTATGCATCGGAAGCATTACAAAGTAATTTGGATCGTATCGCAGCGGGGGAAAATGCAACGAGAGATCGATACACCATTACTTTTCATTTGCAGAACCTTACTGAAATGACACCTGGACCTGAATTATCCAATAATATTGGTCCCACAACTTCCTGGCTAATGATTTCACAGTTAGGCCTTCTGATTGCTATCGTGATCGCTTCCTCTTGTTTTAATTATACGAACCTCTCTATTGCGCGATCTCTGCGAAGAATGAAGGAAGTGGGTATTCGAAAAGTAGTAGGGGCCAACCGCCCACAGGTATTTGCACAATTCGTTTTTGAGGCCATTATACTATCTACTTTGGCGCTGATCCTGGCCTTTGGATTGTATCAAATCATCAAACCTTCTTTTGTGCAAATAGTCCTGGAGACCACACCCATGGCACTCGATTTTGAATGGATCCATGGACTATATTTTTTAGCTTTTGCCATTGTCATTGGCTTCATGGCGGGGGGATTGCCTGCTTGGATGCTTTCCAAAGTCAAGGCCATTTCCATCATTCAGGATGCGACAAGCAAAGGGCTGATCAAAGGCATCAATTTTCGGAAGGTGTTAATTGTATTTCAGTTTGTCATATCCATGGCATTGATCATAGCCGCAACCATAGATTATCGTCAGTACAAATACTCCATCAATTTTGATCTTGGATTCAAGACAGACAATTTGGTCAATATGCTGCTATATGAAAATGATCCGGAGCTATTCCTTCCTGGTCTGCAACAGATACCTGAAATCCAGAAGATCAGTATGTCAGGCATGCTGCCAAATACTGGAGAGCAATGGGGGGATGATGCGAAATACAAAGACCCTATGGATTCGGTTGATGTCCACGTTAACTATGTAAACAAGGACTATATAGATCTTCATGAGCTGCAATTTGTAGCGGGAACTACTTTCCCATTCGATGATAAGGATAGTAGTCAGTTTGTGGTGATTGATGAGTCGTTGAGAAAACGGCTTGGGTTTTCTGAACCAGTAGATGCAGTTGGTGAAGTATTGTCTCTGGATCAAGGGAGAATGAAATTGCAGATCACAGGAGTCATCAATGATTACCAGTACACGAAAATTGTGAGTGAGTCCAAGCCAAGTGTACTGATACAGGGTAAAGCAGAAGATTTTACCTGGATCAATTTGCAAGTTTCTGCCGCAGACCCATTGGCATTCATGACGAAATTAGAGAAAGTATTTGCCGATGTAGACAAGGTACACACATTCGAAGCACTTTACTACAAAGAGCGAATCGAACATTCATACAGGGATTTTCAAATGCAATTCAGGGTTTTTACTTTTCTGGCATTTTTAGCCATTTCTATTGCCTCCATGGGTCTGTTAGGAATGGCCGTATTTACTGCAGAAACGCGTATGAAAGAGATCAGTGTAAGAAAAGTATTAGGAGCCTCTTCCAATAGCTTGTTTTACTTGCTTTCTAAGGGATTCTTGCGGATGTTCCTAATTGCGGCAATGATCGCGATGCCCTTTTCTTATTTCTTCTTCGAGCAGATGGTGCTGGTCGATTTTGTCAACCGCGTTACGGTAAATGCACTGGATCTGATGTCGGGAGTGCTGGTGGTGTTGATCATCGGGCTTTCAACAATTGCCTGGCAAACCCGTGCAGCCACGAGGGCCAACCCGGCAAACGTCTTGCGTAACGAATAAATCTGAGCCATAGTAATTCTATATCTTTGAGTCAGCGTTGAAATAGGAGGGATGGGACGATTGTAGTCGGGTCACATCCATGACATTTTTCCAGGTTCGACAAACTTTTTTGCTTGTACAATCTGAAAAGCGGTTTTTTGGCTAATTTGGTCGCAGCAACCGAAAGTCCTATTAAATCACACTTAATCTAAAAGAAAACTATGGCCGACATTAATGTTTTGGTTACCGTGGACACGGAGAACCTAACAGCAGAAAACGTAAACACGACAGTAGTCCTGTCAGATGACAATGACGACACAGATGATATCCCCGGGGATAGCAGTACATTCGACATCATCAAAGCTGGAGGAGGTGTTTCCATTCAATGGACACCTGAATCCAAAAATGGTACTGATTCAGTAAGCATTACCGGAATTAATAAAGTGACTGGTGATGATGTTTGGGATGTAGAACCATCATTAGAATCTGGAACCGATATGTGGTTAGGGTCATTGATAAGTAATTACGGTGATACGACCTATGAAATGAAATATGATATCGTATTTGAAGTGTCCAATAGGTCTGGCGAAAGTTTCATCTTAGATCCAAAAATTAAAGTTCCTGCCGGGGATCCCCCTCCTGAGGACGATAATGAAGGATGAATTATAAAAATTGTTTATTTAGCGTATTTCTTATTTTTTCTGTCTTGTTTCAAGTAGCGAGTCAAGATAAGAGGATCGCTGACAGTTTAATTTCCATTCTGCAATCTGTGGATTATCATGACAGTAGCAGAATGGATATTTTATATCAAATTGCCTTCAATCACAACGACCCAATGAAAATGGTGACTTACTCTCAAAAGCTCATTGAAGTGGCTGGGAGGTTATCGAGTCAAACAGATCTTTGGAAAGGATATTATTCTTTAGGTCAAGGATATACGCTGAGTGGAAATCTAGAGCAAGCAATTGAATCTTATTTTCAAGCGATCAAGATAGCTGAAAACCTTAATTACGAAGACGGATTGGGTCAGGTCTATTCTAATTTAGGTGATGTTTATTCAGATAATGGAAATCATTTAAACGCCATTTCATACTATCAAAAAGCTTTTGGTATCTTATCTCGAAGTAATGATTCTATACACATTGCTGCAACATTAGCTAATCTAGGGTACGAACTTTATCGGGTTGAAATGCTGGATTCTTCATTGCTTTACCATAAGATGGCTTCGGTAATGTTTGATTCAATTAATTATGAGACAGGAGTATTGTATTGCTTAGGGAACATTGGACTGGTTTATGCTAAAATGGGTGAACATGCTCAAGCTGAGCAAAACATGCAGGACGCTGTTACTGGTCTTCGGGAATATGAAGATTACTACGCCATCTCAGATTTTGAAAAAGAAATAGCTGATATCTATCGGCAGCGAAAGGATTATAAGCAAGCTCTCCAGTACGCGAGAGGAAGCCTGGAAGTTTCAGAAGAAAAAGGCTTAAAAGTTCAGGCACGAGATGCCTCTTACAAGCTTTATGAAATATATATGGATACAGGGGATTACGGTCCTGCAATTCAAAACCTGAATAAATACTACGCTTATCGTGATAGTATAACCAACGCGGAAAATATCCAACGTATGGCAGATCTGAGAACGGAATTTGAAGTAGGACAGAAACAAGCCGAGGTGGATTTATTGACAGCTGAAGGAGAAACGCAACGTGTTGTTCGGATTTCCCTAATCGCTGGATTGGCATTTGTGGTGGTTTTTGCGTTAATCCAGTACCGAAACAACATCCAGAAGAAAAAGACCAATCGTATCCTCAACGATCAGAAAACGAAGCTTGAGGAATTGAACCAGACCAAAGACCGCTTTTTCTCGATCATATCCCATGACTTAAGAGGTCCTGTAAACGCATTTCATGGCGTATCTCGAATGATTAAATTCTTTGTCCAACAGAAGCAAATGGGACAATTGGAAGAGTTGGCAGAAGACATAGACCAATCAGTTGATCGATTATCAAGTCTTTTGGATAATCTATTGAACTGGGCCGTACAGCAGCAAGGAAATTTCCCTTACGTCCCCGAGAAACTGGATATTCATGCCATAGCAGATGATCTGGTCAAGACTTTTTCTACCATGGCTACTTCTAAAAACATTGCTCTGGTCGCAGAAGTAGAAGAAGGTACTGAAGCATGGGCAGATAGAAACACCACCATGACCATCATCAGAAACCTGGTCAGTAATGCACTGAAATTTACTCCACATGAAGGTGAAGTGAAGATCAAAGCAGACGTAGATGATGAATCCATATTGATCCAGGTGCTGGACAATGGAGTAGGAATACCAGCGGAGAAGTTAAATGACCTCTTTAAGCTACAGGCAAAGAAGAGTACCTGGGGTACGGATGGTGAGAAAGGCCTGGGACTCGGGTTACAATTGGTCTATGATTTTGTCGCTTTGAATAAGGGTAAGATCAATGTCGAGAGTACACCTGATCAAGGCACCACATTCAGTGTTTGGCTACCTGTTTTCGAAGAAGTAGCAGTTCCCGAAAATGCTTGAATAATTCCGGTTGATCCCCGAATTTTCCTGTTTGGACGTTTTGAGCCTACTATGAATATGTGCTTCACAATGCCATAAAGGAATTTTGGTGTATCTTCCCACCATTGACCAACCGAGAGCTATATTCATGTTGACGAACCAGAGGCAAAACGGACTGCCACAACGCATTTGCGTACACCCACCACCGTAACTAACTATTTTAATTTTATAACCATGGCAGACGTAACAATTAATTTAATTGATAAGGATGGCGTCCTTTATTATAAAACCGCTAAAATGTCCGAGTATGAGATAGTGAAAGAAGACTCCACCGTTGGGGCAGATCCTGGTCAGACTGTAGCATGGACTTGCGCCGACGATTCAATTGAAAAAATTCAGAAGATTGATGTGAACAAAGAAAAGTCAGGATACAAGAATTGGAAGGATTTCTGGGAATCAAAGCCTAAGAAGACCGATAGTTCTGGAAAGACTTTTGAGGGTACTATCAAAAGTGATTCTGTAGATCCTAGTGACCCTGAGTACAACGGATATGACATTACCTATAAGACTCCTGACGGGAAAGAAACTACGGTTGATCCGGATGTTCAGATTCCTCAAGGATAGAGACTTTATTTGTAGGACCTTTTTAGGAGCAAAGCCCAGGATTTTATTGGTAATTTCCATTTTATCCAATCTATTCTGGGTTGCTCAATTACAAGCACAAAATCAACAAAAAGCGGATAGCCTTGTGGCATCACTTAAAAATGAATTAAGTGATTCTGCTAGAATGGAGTCTATTTATTTGATATCCATTTGGTCCTCATCACCATCAGATAAGATTAATTATGCAAACGACCTGATGGATTTAGCTACTTCTCGAAATAATGATAAGTATATAGAAGCAGCTCTTATTTCATTGGGCACTGCTTATAGGTTAATAGGAAATTTAGACAAAGCCCTTGAATATCTAATAGAAAGTGCGCGTTTGGCAGAGACGAATAAAAGCTTCAAAAGACTTGCGGAGGCCTATGGGGAAATAGCCACAGTTCATTCATCAAATAGTGATTTTCGGAATGCTCTGAAATACAATCAGCTTTCGGCGGATCTTTTTTTAAGCCTTGGTGATAATATTTCTTATGCACTATCTACGCTGAATGCGGCAAATCAGTTTTACAGAATTGGTGTCATGGACTCTTCATTTCATCATTACTCAATTGCTGAACAGATTTTTGAAGACTCAGAATTTGAGTTTGGAATTGCCTACGTAGTGGGAAATAGAGCAATTGCTAAGCTTGCGATGGGATTAACTGAAGAAGCCGAAGTGGATTTTAAAAGAGCCATTGATATATTAGATCCACTAGGAGATAATTATGGAATTGCTGACTTTCAAAATGAGCTAGGAAAAGTCTACGTTGAGAGAGGAGATGATGAAAAGGCAATCGAAACGATATCGAAGGGCCTTGAAATAGCAAAAAAAATTGACTTGAAAGCACAAATTCGAGATGCTTCGGATTTGCTAAGTACTTTACACCAAAAGAATGGAGAATTCGAAAAAGCATTAAGCTATCATAAACAATTTGTCGCGTACAAAGACAGTATTCAAAACACAGAGACAGTTCGAAAACTTGCCAACCAAAGAACTGAATTTGAAATCGGTCAGGCTGAAGCGGCGATGGCTGCCGAACGACAAACCCAACTGGTGGTCAATGTTGCCTTGATCTTTGGATTGGGGCTATTAACTGTTTTTGGAATTGCGCAATACCGTAACAGTCGCCAAAGGATGCGAATAAATAAAGAGCTTCGAGATCAAAAAACTGAATTGGAAACACAAAAGTCCGAACTCGAAGCGGTAAATAGAACCAAGGACCGATTCTTTTCAATCATCTCACATGATTTGCGTGGGCCGGTCAATGCGTTTCACGGGGTATCTCGAATGATTAAGTTTTTTGTTCAAAACAAGCAAATTGATCAGCTGGAAGTATTAGCAGAAGAGATTGATCAATCGGTGGATCGGCTTTCTTCTTTATTGGACAACCTGCTGAATTGGGCCGTGCAACAACAGGGAGAATTTCCATACGTGCCTGAGAAGATCGAGATCAAAGCCATGTCCGATGATTTGGTAGATGTATTTACCACCATGGCCAATTCCAAGCAAATTAACTTGTCCAGTTCAGTTCCTGAAGATTTGCATGCCTGGGCAGATCGAAACACCACCATGACCATCATTAGAAACCTGGTCAGCAATGCCCTGAAATTTACTCCCCGGGAAGGTCATGTGACCATCAACGCTCGTAGTTTAGATGAGTGCGTGGAAATTGAAGTACATGACAATGGCGTAGGGATACCCAAAGAAAAGCTTGGGCATCTGTTCGAATTGAATGAAGAGAACAGTACCTGGGGCACAGAAGGAGAGAAGGGCCTTGGATTGGGTCTTCAACTGGTTCATGAATTTGTAGAGCTCAATCAGGGACAGATCATTGTCGATAGCCAGGATAATAAGGGCACTACCTTTACTGTAAAACTCCCTACCTACGATCTTAAACAAATCCAGGCAGAGGTAGAGTAAATTCTCTGTTTCTAAGAAAATCACGGACTTATCTATTGTTTTTTGATGCTAAGGTGAAATTTCTTATTTTCATCTCTCATAATATTCCAATAGAATATGACCGAACTAACAGAAAAGCAACAGCGAGAAATTAAAGGTGGGCCTGATATTAAGATCCCGCAAACTTAAACTACTACATTAGGCTCAGGAATCTCCAAATGATGTTTTTGGCTAGTTATGCAAAAACTGGTAATTGCCTATGCGATCGGTTAATTTGGAGGTATAATAATTAGATAAAATACATATGAAAAAGCTAACAATCAAAGTACAACAGACTGTAAAAGGTGGTCCTAAAGCACAGGTTCCTCAGCCGTAACTGGCTACTTTCAAAATTGACGTGGAAAGCCTCGAACAAAATCGAGGCTTTTTTATTTCTGATCCTTGATTTCTTCCACGTCTTATACGCCCGACTATCATTTAATTTCTGATACAAAGGATGGTGATTCTTAGAGGAAGCATGTAAGTATTCCTGATGATTATCTGCGATTTTTTATTCACCAGGAACTACTTAAGGAATCTCCAAGTGACATTTTTTGCGAATACTGCAAATTCATGGAATTGTGTCAATTATCAATTAAATTAAAGGTTTACCAATAGATACATTTTAAATGAAAAAGCTAACAATCAAAGCGCAACAGACAGTAAAAGGTGGACCAGATGTTACGATCCCTGTTCCTTAATTGTCTTTCTGAAAAGCTAAAAAATTAAACAATGAAAAAGCTAACAACTATGCAGTTACAAACGATCAAAGGGGGACCAGATGTCAAAGTGCCTCAAGATTGAGTAAACTGTCTTTTTATTCAACAAAAAGTAAATAATCACAATGAAAAAGCTAACTGTAAAGTTACAGCAGACCATCAAAGGGGGGCCAGAAGTCAAAATTCCTCAAGATTGAATTGAACTGTCTTTTTATTCACCATTAAATAAATAATCATAATGAAAAAGCTAACGATCAAAGCACAACAGACCATAAAAGGAGGACCTGAAATTCAGATTCCTAATGGATAACGTTTAGCTTAATTGAACGAAATAAGCCTCTGATCAGTCAGAGGTTTTTTTATTCACCGTCAACTTTCCTTGCTACCATCTTATAAAGGAGATGTGCCAACGTCAGTTCCTCAATCAGTACGGATGCCCTGCCGGTCATCCCTTTTTTTAATTCGGGTTTGAAATCATCTTTTTGATTGAGTTGGATATTAATTGGATAGTAACCCTCATCGGATGGGCTATCTCCGATGCTGGTGATCTGTCCTCTTTTGGCTCCGTAGTAGAAATAGGGGAAGCTTTCAAATTTCATTACAACTTTTTGCCCTTCTTTTAAGTGACCAACCTGTGCAGAGTTGGCTTCACTATAGACATATGCTGCTTGATTTTGCGTTTCCAGACGCCATACAATTTCACCGGCACCTATTCTTGTTTCTGGTTCCCGAATCATATTGACAGTGCCCTGCGTTTCCGTTAACAGCATTAATCGATCTCCGTCAATGCGATTCGAGCCAAATGTTAGTTTAAGCTGTTCTTCAGCAATTGATACTTCCTGTTGAAGCTTTTCCCGATCAAGGGCGTGCTTTTGCTCAAGCAATGCCAATGTTGTGTTGATCTCTTGAATGCCTGTCTGCGCCAGACGAAGTTGTTGCTGTAAAGTTTGTTCTGACAGGACATAAGCACGTAATGCGGTTCGTTTATCCTGTTCCTGCTGTTGGACCGTTAATTGAGCTTGTTCAAGCTGTGACTGACTAATGACTTGCTCCTTAAATAATGCTTCCTGACGATTTAAGTCATTTTTATGGATAGCAATCTGTTGCTCTATGGCTTGAATTTCGGCCGCTCTGTTTTCCTTAAGAATGGTGAGTTCTTTTTTAAGTTCTACTACCTGTTCCCTGTAACTCCAGCCTTTGGTTCGATAGACTTCTAATTCTTTTTGTAAATAATCGGTAGCTGTGCTTTCCTGAAATTTCAGTAATTGCCGCTTTCGATCTACGTCACTGATCATTTGCAAGATGCCAGGGGAGGAGATCACCATTAATGGGGTATTGGCGGGTAATTCATCTCCGGTAGTGACCAATAACTTGTGAACGAATATGGGTTCACCCACACGTTTTACTTCTTCAACGGAGCCTCCTTTCAGAACGAAATTCAACTGCACTTCTTGTGGCAAGGTAATGGTTATCGAAAACACGATAAACAGGAAAACCAGGGCAAAACCTGTAAGGAAAAACACCCGATGACCCCTTCGTGAAATATTCTC belongs to Cytophagales bacterium and includes:
- a CDS encoding HlyD family efflux transporter periplasmic adaptor subunit: MSHSDLQEQYGLEEQQIDILLQEDDAPLENISRRGHRVFFLTGFALVFLFIVFSITITLPQEVQLNFVLKGGSVEEVKRVGEPIFVHKLLVTTGDELPANTPLMVISSPGILQMISDVDRKRQLLKFQESTATDYLQKELEVYRTKGWSYREQVVELKKELTILKENRAAEIQAIEQQIAIHKNDLNRQEALFKEQVISQSQLEQAQLTVQQQEQDKRTALRAYVLSEQTLQQQLRLAQTGIQEINTTLALLEQKHALDREKLQQEVSIAEEQLKLTFGSNRIDGDRLMLLTETQGTVNMIREPETRIGAGEIVWRLETQNQAAYVYSEANSAQVGHLKEGQKVVMKFESFPYFYYGAKRGQITSIGDSPSDEGYYPINIQLNQKDDFKPELKKGMTGRASVLIEELTLAHLLYKMVARKVDGE